One window of Ziziphus jujuba cultivar Dongzao chromosome 5, ASM3175591v1 genomic DNA carries:
- the LOC107421571 gene encoding uncharacterized protein LOC107421571 isoform X1, whose amino-acid sequence MANSLVVSLKIWFSVLGFVMVLTLVYTLSVDGLPFRKELLTPWMTATLVDFYINVVFLAAWVLYKESNWISTTIWIILLVCFGSITTCAYIVVQLMKLPTQESRRDPINYILLRHPYKDDVEQKRKHSPVVITRVIFIVLGCLMSGTLVYTILTDGSPFRKELLTPWMIATLIDFYINVIALSVWVAHTSSTFVAAIFWIVLLICFGSIATCIYIVQQLFHLTTQDPVYLVLLKSEDRAESRYEGTLL is encoded by the exons ATGGCGAATTCACTGGTTGTAAGCTTGAAAATATGGTTCTCGGTATTGGGTTTTGTTATGGTGCTCACTCTAGTTTACACTCTGTCCGTCGATGGTCTTCCTTTCCGCAAAGAGCTTCTCACtcc GTGGATGACAGCAACCTTGGTTGATTTCTATATCAACGTTGTATTTTTAGCG GCTTGGGTTTTATACAAGGAATCAAATTGGATCAGTACAACAATCTGGATAATTCTGCTTGTATGTTTTGGCAG caTTACTACATGTGCCTACATTGTTGTGCAATTGATGAAGCTACCCACTCAAGAATCAAGGCGAGATCCAATTAATTACATTCTGTTGCGGCATCCATATAA GGATGATGTGGAACAAAAGAGGAAACACTCCCCTGTGGTGATCACAAGagtcatttttattgttttgggtTGTTTGATGTCAGGAACTCTGGTTTATACTATATTAACTGATGGTTCTCCTTTTCGCAAAGAGCTTTTGACACC GTGGATGATAGCAACACTTATTGACTTCTATATCAATGTTATTGCTCTATCG GTTTGGGTTGCCCATACAAGTTCAACTTTTGTTGCTGCAATCTTTTGGATAGTTTTGTTGATATGTTTTGGCAG CATTGCAACATGTATATACATTGTACAGCAACTGTTCCATTTGACAACCCAAGATCCAGTCTACcttgttttattaaaaagcgAAGACAG GGCAGAAAGCAGGTATGAGGGAACATTGTTGTGA
- the LOC107421571 gene encoding uncharacterized protein LOC107421571 isoform X2, which produces MANSLVVSLKIWFSVLGFVMVLTLVYTLSVDGLPFRKELLTPWMTATLVDFYINVVFLAAWVLYKESNWISTTIWIILLVCFGSITTCAYIVVQLMKLPTQESRRDPINYILLRHPYKDDVEQKRKHSPVVITRVIFIVLGCLMSGTLVYTILTDGSPFRKELLTPWMIATLIDFYINVIALSVWVAHTSSTFVAAIFWIVLLICFGRVILC; this is translated from the exons ATGGCGAATTCACTGGTTGTAAGCTTGAAAATATGGTTCTCGGTATTGGGTTTTGTTATGGTGCTCACTCTAGTTTACACTCTGTCCGTCGATGGTCTTCCTTTCCGCAAAGAGCTTCTCACtcc GTGGATGACAGCAACCTTGGTTGATTTCTATATCAACGTTGTATTTTTAGCG GCTTGGGTTTTATACAAGGAATCAAATTGGATCAGTACAACAATCTGGATAATTCTGCTTGTATGTTTTGGCAG caTTACTACATGTGCCTACATTGTTGTGCAATTGATGAAGCTACCCACTCAAGAATCAAGGCGAGATCCAATTAATTACATTCTGTTGCGGCATCCATATAA GGATGATGTGGAACAAAAGAGGAAACACTCCCCTGTGGTGATCACAAGagtcatttttattgttttgggtTGTTTGATGTCAGGAACTCTGGTTTATACTATATTAACTGATGGTTCTCCTTTTCGCAAAGAGCTTTTGACACC GTGGATGATAGCAACACTTATTGACTTCTATATCAATGTTATTGCTCTATCG GTTTGGGTTGCCCATACAAGTTCAACTTTTGTTGCTGCAATCTTTTGGATAGTTTTGTTGATATGTTTTGGCAG GGTAATtttgtgttaa